A genomic segment from Aegilops tauschii subsp. strangulata cultivar AL8/78 chromosome 1, Aet v6.0, whole genome shotgun sequence encodes:
- the LOC141028048 gene encoding uncharacterized protein, which translates to MTAYSAPCPGRRRAPHCLLRCLSSAASDHCPLLIDCVPRSTGGRHFHFQKFWPTLDGFHQTVLDAWNSEAPDPDPFRRFFARLKITARSLRRWSSRVTNSIATQLGVARELISRFDAAQDLRPLTPAEAWLRHELKRKYLGLASLERSIARQRVRLRWLKQGEAASAFSKIYAAHRARKNRIFDLSVDGMRVSGEADLARAAFDDFSTILGPQADRGLTIDLAAIGHPPLTGPSSRPHSLPTRFGMRSKGCPSNDLCAVFDKLYALNGSAFQRLNEALITLIPKKVDAAYLFDYRPISLTHIVAKLFAKVLSLRLAPRLAEMVSSNQSAFIVGRSVHDNFILVQQTARQLHQLRLPRVLLKLDIARAFDSVSWPFLIQGIIRRLTTRQAASSVSLFADDVVIFCHSDPQELATVSGLLDFFGTASGLHTNFAKCLAAPIRCTSEASDAIGASLACPVAAFPIQYLGLPLSLRKVPASHLQPLLDKLLRKLATWKAALLSRGERLALPPSDPEAMQFFQASTTWTLGNGNSCRFWTDKWLSSRALQDIAPNLVALGHLSPAAALEYLDVWLMLQAIDLTMVPDTIHWKWTESGVYTASSCYNALFTGSTSSEHWRLVWKSGAPLSVKFFAYLASVNRCWTADRLARRGLQHELACVFCSQQAETLHHLLIDCVFTRIIWHGILSWCCPTVTVPDGSLGFFDWLSMAMLQLPQGQRQGLSTIALLTAWSIWRHRNAIIFDKATPSTASLLAAIQDDARSWAHAGAKGLSAIIPAG; encoded by the exons ATGACCGCGTACTCTGCACCCTGTCCTGGGAGACGGCGCGCCCCCCACTGCCTGCTTCGTTGCCTTTCTTCTGCAGCATCTGATCATTGCCCACTGCTCATTGACTGCGTCCCCCGCtctactggcggcaggcactttCATTTCCAAAAGTTTTGGCCTACCCTCGACGGATTTCACCAGACAGTGTTGGATGCTTGGAACTCGGAGGCCCCCGACCCGGATCCATTCCGGCGATTCTTTGCGCGACTAAAAATCACGGCCCGAAGCTTACGAAGATGGAGCTCGCGTGTTACCAACAGCATCGCCACCCAACTTGGCGTCGCCCGTGAGCTTATTTCGAGGTTTGACGCAGCCCAGGACCTCCGGCCCCTCACTCCCGCTGAAGCTTGGCTCCGACATGAGCTCAAGCGTAAGTATCTCGGGCTTGCGTCTCTTGAACGCTCCATTGCGCGCCAACGCGTCAGACTCCGCTGGCTCAAACAGGGCGAGGCTGCTTCCGCCTTCTCAAAGATCTATGCAGCTCATCGTGCTCGCAAGAATAGAATCTTTGACCTCTCTGTGGATGGAATGCGAGTTTCCGGGGAGGCCGACCTCGCCCGCGCTGCCTTCGACGACTTCTCGACCATTCTCGGGCCCCAGGCGGATCGCGGCCTCACGATCGACCTCGCAGCCATTGGCCACCCTCCTTTGACCGGTCCGAGCTCGAGGCCCCATTCACTTCCGACGAGATTTGGGATGCGATCAAAAGGCTGCCCTTCG AACGATCTCTGCGCCGTCTTCGACAAGCTTTATGCGCTAAATGGGAGCGCTTTCCAGCGGCTCAACGAGGCCCTCATCACCTTGATCCCCAAGAAAGTGGACGCGGCCTACTTGTTTGATTATCGTCCGATTAGTCTCACCCACATCGTTGCAAAACTCTTCGCCAAGGTTCTCTCCTTGAGACTGGCCCCCCGTCTCGCCGAGATGGTCTCCTCCAACCAAAGTGCATTCATCGTGGGCAGGAGCGTGCATGACAATTTCATCCTTGTCCAGCAAACGGCCAGGCAGCTTCACCAATTGCGTCTCCCTCGGGTTCTCCTCAAGTTGGACATAGCTCGGGCCTTCGATTCTGTCTCCTGGCCTTTCCTTATCCAG GGCATTATCAGGCGGCTCACGACGCGTCAGGCTGCTTCCAGCGTCTCCCTCTTCGCGGATGATGTGGTTATTTTTTGCCACTCCGACCCCCAAGAGCTCGCAACTGTCAGCGGCCTGCTCGACTTCTTTGGGACTGCCTCGGGCCTTCACACGAACTTCGCCAAGTGCCTTGCGGCACCGATCCGGTGCACTTCCGAGGCTTCTGACGCCATTGGTGCTTCCCTTGCCTGCCCGGTGGCGGCCTTCCCCATACAATACCTAGGCCTCCCCCTCTCCCTGCGCAAGGTGCCGGCCTCCCACCTCCAGCCACTCCTCGACAAGCTATTGCGCAAGCTAGCAACTTGGAAGGCAGCACTTCTCTCGCGCGGCGAGCGACTCGCTCTG CCGCCCTCGGACCCCGAGGCCATGCAATTCTTCCAGGCCTCGACGACCTGGACTTTGGGCAACGGCAACTCCTGCCGCTTCTGGACGGACAAATGGCTCTCCAGCCGTGCACTTCAAGACATCGCCCCGAACCTCGTCGCCCTA GGCCATCTCAGCCCCGCGGCCGCGCTCGAATACTTGGACGTCTGGCTTATGCTGCAGGCAATCGACCTCACTATGGTGCCCGACACCATCCACTGGAAGTGGACGGAAAGCGGAGTTTACACCGCATCCTCTTGCTACAACGCGCTCTTCACTGGATCCACATCCTCCGAGCACTGGCGTCTTGTTTGGAAGTCGGGTGCTCCTCTTTCGGTCAAATTCTTCGCGTACCTCGCATCCGTTAACCGATGTTGGACGGCCGATCGGCTGGCCCGCCGTGGCTTGCAGCATGAGCTGGCGTGTGTCTTCTGCTCACAGCAAGCCGAGACGCTACACCACCTCCTCATCGACTGCGTCTTCACCCGTATCATATGGCACGGCATCCTATCCTGGTGTTGTCCCACGGTTACCGTGCCAGATGGATCGCTCGGATTCTTCGATTGGCTTAGCATGGCCATGCTTCAGCTACCTCAGGGCCAGCGGCAAGGGCTCTCCACCATTGCCCTTCTCACGGCTTGGTCAATCTGGCGCCATCGCAACGCCATCATCTTCGACAAGGCCACACCCTCTACTGCCTCCCTCCTAGCCGCGATCCAAGATGACGCCCGCTCCTGGGCCCATGCCGGAGCGAAAGGACTTAGTGCTATCATCCCCGCAGGCTAG